The Ahaetulla prasina isolate Xishuangbanna chromosome 4, ASM2864084v1, whole genome shotgun sequence genome has a window encoding:
- the LIMD2 gene encoding LIM domain-containing protein 2 isoform X1 — MFQAKGQSSTASSNEAKSNNGTSIVQRSKSFSMKAQVKETCSACQKTVYPMERLVADKFVFHNYCFCCKHCHTKLSLGSYAALHGEFYCKPHYQQLFKSKGNYDEGFGRKQHKQLWLQKEVENGLCCGTEERSRCSFKQPSLASFLVLQN; from the exons ATGTTCCAAGCTAAGGGACAATCCAGTACAGCCTCTTCTAAT gAAGCAAAAAGCAACAATGGGACATCTATTGTACAGAGATCCAAG TCATTCAGCATGAAGGCCCAGGTGAAAGAGACATGCAGTGCCTGCCAGAAAACTGTCTATCCTATGGAGCGCTTGGTGGCTGATAAATTTGTCTTCCATAACTACTGCTTTTGCTGTAAGCATTGCCACACCAAGCTAAG CTTGGGTAGTTATGCAGCTCTCCATGGGGAATTCTACTGCAAGCCACATTACCAGCAGCTGTTCAAGAGCAAAGGCAACTATGATGAAGGTTTTGGACGCAAGCAGCACAAGCAACTCTGGCTGCAGAAAGAGGTGGAAAATG GTCTGTGTTGCGGAACTGAGGAAAGGAGCAGATGTTCTTTCAAACAACCAAGTTTGGCATCCTTTTTAGTGCTGCAAAATTGA
- the LIMD2 gene encoding LIM domain-containing protein 2 isoform X2 — protein MFQAKGQSSTASSNEAKSNNGTSIVQRSKSFSMKAQVKETCSACQKTVYPMERLVADKFVFHNYCFCCKHCHTKLSLGSYAALHGEFYCKPHYQQLFKSKGNYDEGFGRKQHKQLWLQKEVENGTDTA, from the exons ATGTTCCAAGCTAAGGGACAATCCAGTACAGCCTCTTCTAAT gAAGCAAAAAGCAACAATGGGACATCTATTGTACAGAGATCCAAG TCATTCAGCATGAAGGCCCAGGTGAAAGAGACATGCAGTGCCTGCCAGAAAACTGTCTATCCTATGGAGCGCTTGGTGGCTGATAAATTTGTCTTCCATAACTACTGCTTTTGCTGTAAGCATTGCCACACCAAGCTAAG CTTGGGTAGTTATGCAGCTCTCCATGGGGAATTCTACTGCAAGCCACATTACCAGCAGCTGTTCAAGAGCAAAGGCAACTATGATGAAGGTTTTGGACGCAAGCAGCACAAGCAACTCTGGCTGCAGAAAGAGGTGGAAAATGGTACAGATACAGCATGA